One stretch of Musicola paradisiaca NCPPB 2511 DNA includes these proteins:
- a CDS encoding YceH family protein, with the protein MKYELNTREARVIGCMLEKQITTPEQYPLSLNSLTAACNQKTNREPVMDLSETEVQQTLDVLVKRHFLRTVSGFGNRVMKYEHRFCNSEFGDLKFSAAQVALVATLLLRGAQTPGELRTRAARLYEFSDVSDVENTLQQLSAREDGPFVVRLAREAGKRESRFMHLFSGDVSGDPEPEVESAPESASLLARVETLEQEVAALRQQLAALRQPSDA; encoded by the coding sequence ATGAAATACGAGTTGAACACCCGTGAAGCCAGAGTGATCGGCTGCATGCTGGAGAAACAGATCACCACGCCGGAGCAGTATCCGCTGTCGCTGAACAGCCTGACGGCCGCCTGCAACCAGAAAACCAACCGCGAACCGGTGATGGATTTGAGCGAAACCGAGGTGCAGCAAACGCTGGACGTGTTGGTGAAACGGCATTTCCTGCGCACGGTAAGCGGCTTCGGCAACCGGGTGATGAAATATGAGCATCGGTTCTGCAACTCGGAATTCGGCGATCTGAAATTCTCGGCGGCGCAAGTGGCGTTGGTCGCCACCCTGCTGCTGCGCGGCGCGCAAACGCCGGGCGAACTGCGTACCCGGGCGGCGCGGTTGTATGAATTCAGCGACGTGTCGGACGTGGAGAACACGCTGCAACAACTGTCCGCACGCGAGGACGGGCCGTTCGTGGTGCGGCTGGCGCGGGAAGCCGGCAAGCGCGAAAGCCGGTTTATGCACCTGTTCAGCGGCGACGTGAGCGGCGATCCCGAGCCCGAGGTGGAAAGCGCGCCGGAAAGCGCGTCCTTGCTGGCGCGGGTGGAGACGCTTGAACAGGAAGTGGCGGCGTTACGCCAGCAACTGGCGGCACTGCGCCAACCATCGGACGCCTGA
- a CDS encoding Gfo/Idh/MocA family protein: protein MSSLRIGMVGLGDIARKAYLPVLSQQLNWTLAGAYSPNQQKAHSICEQYRMPCAASLSTLAEQCDAVFVHSSTATHYEVVHALLMAGVHVYVDKPLAETLAQAEALVALAAKRRLTLMVGFNRRFAPLYRQLAALAPSPDSLRMEKHRIDHVGPQPAAFTLLDDYLHVVDTALWLAGSSDASLSGGTLRCTPQGALIYAEHHFRAGDCLVTTSMHRQAGTGREAVQWVGAGGWYQVDNLHDWKEERDGVIVQRPAPSWQSTLEQRGFAGAIAHFVNAVVSQTPPLTSGDQALRAQRVVDSLLGKC, encoded by the coding sequence ATGTCATCGCTACGTATCGGGATGGTGGGGCTGGGCGATATCGCCCGCAAGGCGTATTTGCCGGTGCTGTCGCAGCAGCTGAACTGGACGCTGGCGGGCGCGTATTCGCCCAATCAGCAGAAGGCACACTCGATCTGTGAGCAGTATCGCATGCCGTGCGCCGCCAGTTTGTCCACGCTGGCCGAACAGTGCGATGCGGTGTTCGTGCACAGCAGCACCGCGACCCATTACGAGGTGGTGCACGCCTTGCTGATGGCGGGCGTGCATGTGTATGTCGATAAACCGCTGGCGGAAACGTTGGCGCAGGCCGAGGCGCTGGTGGCGCTGGCGGCGAAGCGCCGCCTGACGCTGATGGTCGGTTTTAATCGACGGTTCGCGCCGCTGTATCGGCAATTGGCGGCGCTGGCGCCGTCGCCGGACAGCCTGCGGATGGAGAAACACCGCATCGACCACGTCGGCCCGCAGCCGGCGGCGTTTACCCTGTTGGATGATTATCTGCATGTGGTGGATACCGCGCTGTGGCTGGCGGGATCGTCAGACGCATCGCTGAGCGGCGGCACGCTGCGCTGTACGCCGCAGGGCGCGCTGATCTACGCAGAGCATCACTTCCGGGCGGGCGACTGTCTGGTGACGACCAGTATGCACCGGCAGGCGGGTACCGGCCGCGAAGCGGTGCAGTGGGTGGGCGCGGGCGGCTGGTATCAGGTGGACAATCTGCACGACTGGAAAGAGGAGCGGGACGGCGTGATCGTACAGCGCCCGGCGCCGTCCTGGCAGAGCACGCTGGAACAGCGGGGGTTCGCGGGGGCGATTGCGCATTTCGTCAACGCGGTGGTATCGCAGACGCCGCCGTTAACCAGCGGCGATCAGGCGCTGCGCGCGCAGCGGGTGGTGGACAGCCTGCTGGGAAAATGCTGA